A genomic segment from Gorilla gorilla gorilla isolate KB3781 chromosome 3, NHGRI_mGorGor1-v2.1_pri, whole genome shotgun sequence encodes:
- the LOC101123836 gene encoding cytochrome b-c1 complex subunit 8-like — protein MGSEFGNRTQMQHVISYSLSPFEQRAFPYYFRKGIPNVLRRTQQSFLRVMPPFVVFYLIYTWGTQEFERSKGKNPAAHENDK, from the coding sequence ATGGGCAGCGAGTTTGGGAATCGGACGCAGATGCAACATGTGATCTCCTACAGCTTGTCACCTTTTGAGCAGCGTGCCTTCCCGTACTACTTCCGTAAAGGAATCCCCAACGTGCTGCGCCGCACTCAGCAGTCTTTCCTTCGCGTAATGCCGCCGTTTGTAGTGTTTTATCTTATCTATACGTGGGGGACTCAAGAGTTCGagagatccaaagggaagaatcCAGCTGCCCATGAAAATGACAAATGA